A single genomic interval of Plantibacter sp. Leaf314 harbors:
- the trxA gene encoding thioredoxin — MTTQELTISNFEDTVSAEGIVLVDFWAEWCGPCKAFGPVFEQSSEQHQDVVFTKVDTEANQELASGMQITSIPTLMAFRDGVLVFSQAGALPAPALEDLISQVRGLDMSEVHAAIAAAKAEAQAE, encoded by the coding sequence ATGACCACGCAGGAACTGACCATCTCGAACTTCGAGGACACCGTGTCGGCCGAGGGCATCGTCCTCGTCGACTTCTGGGCCGAGTGGTGCGGCCCCTGCAAGGCCTTCGGTCCCGTCTTCGAGCAGTCGAGCGAGCAGCACCAGGACGTCGTGTTCACCAAGGTCGACACGGAGGCGAACCAGGAGCTCGCGAGCGGCATGCAGATCACGTCGATCCCGACGCTCATGGCGTTCCGCGACGGCGTCCTCGTCTTCTCCCAGGCCGGAGCCCTGCCGGCACCCGCGCTCGAGGACCTCATCTCGCAGGTGCGCGGTCTCGACATGTCCGAGGTGCACGCGGCCATCGCCGCGGCGAAGGCCGAAGCCCAGGCCGAGTGA
- a CDS encoding DUF2510 domain-containing protein, with product MTAAPGWYDAGTPGELRWWDGTRWTGQVAAAGPTAGPPPSHQAPAQPGSPSGTAAGPQPGWYPTGPDQLRWWDGSHWTGLRVKDGKPGTDWATTEQPTLAWVFASVFLVLSLSQFSLGLLSSHLSFNGVPLLLVSILWFGIAAKTTAVRRIPRPTGAPTVIDAVRPLPGEQDGPGAGWYDVSSRATRWWTGSRWAQYVGTQYGIRPTFHGARAFRTYLVLCWVLLGIGVLGLLVGVVLVVNGSDDSYAFLGAAIGIAVIAGGVLFGVLGGVLLAMSRTQRRLLLLPELPPSR from the coding sequence ATGACTGCTGCACCGGGATGGTACGACGCGGGGACACCGGGCGAACTGCGCTGGTGGGACGGAACGCGGTGGACCGGGCAGGTGGCTGCCGCCGGCCCGACCGCCGGGCCACCGCCGTCGCACCAGGCGCCCGCGCAGCCGGGTTCGCCGAGCGGCACCGCTGCCGGCCCGCAGCCCGGCTGGTATCCGACCGGGCCCGATCAGCTGCGGTGGTGGGACGGCTCGCACTGGACGGGGCTGCGGGTGAAGGACGGCAAGCCGGGCACGGACTGGGCGACCACCGAGCAGCCCACCCTGGCGTGGGTGTTCGCCTCGGTGTTCCTCGTCCTCTCGCTGTCGCAGTTCAGCCTGGGACTCCTGTCCAGTCACCTGTCGTTCAACGGCGTCCCCTTGCTGCTCGTGTCGATCCTCTGGTTCGGCATCGCCGCCAAGACGACCGCGGTGCGCAGGATCCCGCGACCCACGGGTGCGCCCACGGTCATCGACGCGGTCCGGCCCTTGCCCGGCGAGCAGGACGGCCCTGGTGCAGGCTGGTACGACGTGTCGTCGCGGGCGACGAGGTGGTGGACCGGCTCACGGTGGGCCCAGTACGTCGGCACCCAGTACGGCATCCGACCGACGTTCCACGGGGCGCGTGCGTTCCGCACGTATCTCGTCCTGTGCTGGGTGCTCCTCGGGATCGGCGTGCTCGGACTCCTCGTCGGTGTCGTGCTCGTGGTCAACGGCTCCGACGACAGCTACGCCTTCCTCGGTGCGGCCATCGGCATCGCCGTCATCGCTGGCGGGGTGCTGTTCGGCGTGCTCGGTGGTGTCCTCCTCGCCATGTCACGGACGCAACGCCGCCTGCTGCTCCTCCCGGAGCTCCCACCGAGTCGCTGA